From a region of the Streptococcus ruminantium genome:
- a CDS encoding Gx transporter family protein — translation MNSKRQTLNFITMLAAQAIVISLVERLITPPLAFAPGAKLGLGNLISLIAIFTLPAKDSVKVVALRLLISTFLGGTFSTFLYGFAGTTLSYVVMLATKQLGPKRVSPIGISILGGILHNLGQLLVFAIIARSLFVLNYLPILAFTGILSGLIVGLAATYLLQKVGPLRHYHKQILAEWK, via the coding sequence ATGAACTCCAAACGTCAAACCCTTAATTTTATAACCATGTTGGCAGCGCAGGCAATCGTCATCTCCTTGGTGGAGCGATTGATTACACCACCTCTTGCTTTTGCACCGGGGGCAAAATTAGGACTAGGAAATCTTATCAGTCTTATTGCCATCTTTACCTTACCTGCTAAAGATAGCGTTAAAGTTGTCGCACTTCGCCTACTTATTTCAACCTTTTTGGGTGGAACTTTTTCAACCTTCCTCTATGGCTTTGCAGGGACTACTCTTAGTTATGTAGTGATGCTAGCTACCAAGCAACTTGGCCCTAAACGAGTGAGCCCCATTGGAATCTCCATTCTGGGTGGTATCTTGCACAATCTCGGACAACTCTTGGTTTTCGCTATCATCGCACGTTCCCTATTTGTCTTAAACTATCTTCCTATTCTGGCCTTCACAGGAATTTTATCAGGACTCATCGTTGGATTAGCTGCCACCTACCTTCTCCAAAAAGTCGGACCTCTCCGCCACTACCATAAGCAAATACTAGCTGAGTGGAAGTAG
- a CDS encoding TrkH family potassium uptake protein, which yields MLPFRMKLSPSQRIIVSFLFVILTGSVLLSLPISQISTSAATYWDHLFTSVSMVCVTGLFTKAVAETYSTFGQIICMMLIQIGGMSLIGFIGLFALRGGRKMNFMNMATLQEALNRSDTKYFRSFLKSAFGFTLSIEAFGALLLSFQFVPELGWAKGIFTSIFVAISAFCNAGFDNLGTSSMGQYVDNPLINLTLATLIIMGGLGFSVWFDFQTQIGQKRSLSKLGFHTKVVLGLTGTILVLGTLLTLLTEWNNPSTIGNLSFGHKILASFFQTVTMRTAGFASIDYTKAEPITLLIYIFQMMLGGAPGGTAGGIKITAFLTLVLYARSEILGLPHTNFMSRTIDNLSIRKAFATFSVFLLMFIMGLFALALTDRQQPLLFVIFEVMSALATVGVTANLTPNLTMAGQAIIMALMFFGRIGPLSILASLSARKLSKKESLQYAKSSMLV from the coding sequence ATGTTACCATTTAGAATGAAACTTTCTCCTAGTCAACGAATCATTGTTAGTTTTTTATTTGTGATTCTGACAGGATCTGTTTTACTAAGTCTTCCCATCTCACAGATTAGTACTTCTGCTGCAACCTACTGGGATCACCTATTCACTTCTGTCTCTATGGTTTGTGTAACTGGACTCTTTACCAAGGCCGTTGCTGAAACCTATTCGACATTTGGACAGATCATTTGCATGATGTTGATCCAAATTGGAGGGATGAGCTTAATCGGTTTTATCGGTCTCTTTGCCCTGCGGGGAGGACGAAAGATGAACTTCATGAATATGGCAACCCTACAAGAAGCATTAAATCGTTCTGATACCAAATATTTTCGTAGCTTTCTCAAATCAGCTTTTGGTTTTACCTTAAGCATTGAAGCCTTCGGTGCCCTGCTACTTTCCTTCCAGTTTGTTCCTGAACTCGGATGGGCGAAAGGAATATTTACTTCTATTTTCGTAGCTATCTCAGCCTTCTGCAATGCAGGTTTTGACAACTTGGGCACAAGCAGCATGGGGCAGTATGTAGACAATCCATTGATAAACTTAACACTAGCCACTCTCATCATCATGGGAGGTTTAGGATTTTCCGTCTGGTTCGACTTTCAAACACAAATTGGTCAAAAACGTAGCCTATCTAAATTGGGGTTTCACACAAAAGTCGTTCTAGGCTTGACAGGTACTATTCTAGTACTCGGCACCTTATTGACCCTACTCACCGAGTGGAACAATCCTTCCACCATCGGAAATCTATCATTTGGCCATAAGATTCTAGCAAGTTTTTTCCAGACAGTTACCATGCGAACGGCCGGTTTTGCTAGTATTGACTATACCAAGGCCGAGCCCATCACCCTTCTTATCTACATTTTCCAAATGATGTTGGGAGGGGCACCTGGTGGTACAGCAGGTGGTATTAAGATTACTGCCTTCCTAACTCTGGTACTCTATGCACGCAGCGAAATATTAGGTTTGCCTCATACCAATTTCATGAGTCGAACCATTGACAATCTCAGTATTCGTAAAGCCTTTGCAACTTTTTCTGTATTTCTCCTCATGTTTATCATGGGACTTTTTGCACTCGCTCTTACAGACCGGCAACAACCGCTTCTCTTTGTAATATTTGAGGTAATGTCGGCACTAGCAACCGTTGGAGTAACAGCCAATCTAACCCCCAATTTAACCATGGCAGGTCAAGCTATTATCATGGCTCTCATGTTCTTTGGACGCATCGGTCCTCTATCTATCCTTGCTAGTCTTTCTGCTCGGAAGCTGTCTAAAAAAGAAAGTCTACAATACGCAAAATCATCCATGCTTGTTTAA
- a CDS encoding potassium channel family protein, with amino-acid sequence MSNYTIGILGLGVFGTTIAKTLHNYDCNIIAIDNHEQQINHLEPFLTRGVVGDITDRSLLRAAGIGNCDAVVVATGENLESSVLAVMHSKVLGVPMVIAKVKGTTTKEVLLRVGADKVISPERETGISLAKQLLHRDTTSLFELDGNVSIVEFHPPVKWIGKTLGELKLRQHYKLNIIGFRNNETQELNIQLTPDYVFKTNELILAVTDHNTVDHFEDLTN; translated from the coding sequence ATGTCAAACTACACTATTGGAATTCTCGGCTTAGGTGTTTTCGGTACCACTATCGCTAAGACCTTGCATAATTACGATTGTAATATCATTGCCATTGATAACCACGAACAACAAATCAATCACCTCGAGCCCTTTCTAACACGTGGTGTCGTTGGTGATATCACCGATCGTTCTCTTCTTAGGGCAGCGGGAATTGGAAACTGTGATGCAGTTGTTGTTGCCACAGGTGAAAATTTGGAATCCAGTGTTCTTGCAGTCATGCACAGCAAAGTTCTGGGAGTTCCAATGGTTATCGCTAAGGTGAAAGGGACAACCACAAAAGAAGTTCTTCTGCGTGTGGGAGCCGATAAAGTGATTTCACCCGAACGTGAAACTGGTATTTCTCTCGCCAAACAATTACTTCACAGAGATACAACCAGTCTTTTTGAATTAGATGGCAATGTTTCCATCGTTGAATTCCATCCACCTGTTAAATGGATTGGAAAAACATTGGGTGAATTAAAACTACGCCAACATTATAAACTCAATATTATTGGTTTCCGCAACAATGAAACTCAAGAATTGAACATCCAGCTAACACCTGATTATGTCTTCAAAACCAACGAACTGATTCTAGCTGTTACAGACCACAATACTGTTGATCATTTTGAAGACTTGACCAACTAA